One Primulina huaijiensis isolate GDHJ02 chromosome 8, ASM1229523v2, whole genome shotgun sequence genomic region harbors:
- the LOC140982295 gene encoding RNA polymerase II transcriptional coactivator KELP, whose product MDEETKKLIEETVLEILNNSNMDETTEYKIRKSASEKLEIDLSEPSRKKFVRQVVESYLREQQGKAEQLEEQQKAEEEEEEEEEEEDNSKKRGDREYDDEGGLIMCRLSKSRRVTISEFRGRTLVSIREYYSKGGKELPSAKGISLTPEQWASFKKNLPAIEKAIKKMESM is encoded by the exons atggaCGAGGAAACAAAAAAGTTAATCGAAGAAACAGTTTTGGAAATCCTGAACAATTCAAACATGGACGAAACGACCGAGTACAAAATCCGGAAATCCGCATCAGAGAAGCTGGAAATTGACCTTTCGGAACCCAGTAGGAAGAAATTCGTCAGGCAGGTCGTGGAGTCATACCTCCGGGAACAGCAGGGCAAAGCTGAGCAACTGGAGGAGCAACAGAAGGCggaggaggaagaggaagaggaagaggaagaggaagatAACAGTAAAAAGAGAGGTGATCGAGAGTATGATGATGAAGGTGGCTTAATAATGTGCCGC TTGTCGAAGAGCAGGAGGGTGACTATATCTGAATTTAGAGGGAGGACTTTGGTATCAATTAGGGAGTATTACAGTAAAGGTGGCAAAGAGCTTCCATCAGCCAAAG GAATAAGCTTGACTCCTGAGCAATGGGCATCCTTCAAGAAGAACTTACCCGCTATTGAGAAGGCAATCAAGAAAATGGAATCTATGTGA